The Teredinibacter sp. KSP-S5-2 genome includes a window with the following:
- a CDS encoding ClpXP protease specificity-enhancing factor has product MAMTSSRPYMIRALYEWIVDNAYTPHIVVNALAEGVEVPQQYVNNDGQIVLNIAPRAVESLELGNKAIAFNARFGGIPTDIYVPTYAVMGIYARENGQGMMFDAEPQPEPDPTPPKKISKAEPQTAKRPSLRVVK; this is encoded by the coding sequence ATGGCAATGACATCCAGTCGGCCTTATATGATTAGAGCCTTATACGAATGGATTGTTGATAATGCCTACACCCCGCATATCGTCGTCAATGCACTTGCTGAGGGAGTCGAAGTCCCTCAGCAATACGTAAACAACGATGGTCAAATTGTCTTAAATATTGCTCCTCGAGCCGTCGAATCTCTTGAGCTGGGGAATAAAGCCATTGCTTTCAACGCTCGTTTTGGTGGTATTCCCACAGATATTTATGTGCCTACCTATGCCGTAATGGGTATCTATGCCCGAGAAAATGGTCAGGGCATGATGTTTGATGCCGAGCCTCAGCCAGAACCAGATCCCACCCCTCCGAAAAAAATCAGCAAGGCAGAACCTCAAACTGCTAAACGTCCGTCATTGCGCGTTGTTAAGTAG
- a CDS encoding glutathione S-transferase N-terminal domain-containing protein → MGVVTKRSSMTYFSDPKDHYSHRVRIVLAEKGVTVDLVDADSANVPAEVSEINPYSTLPTLVDRELTLFETSVMMEYLDERFPHPPLLPVYPVARAESRQFICRIERDWCPLVRTITGGKNKEAVATAAKDLKDSLVSIAPIFAEKPFFMSDEFTLVDCCLAPILWRLEYYDIKLPRTRQVMPLLEYMDRMFNRESFKESLTELEREMRPGYFSK, encoded by the coding sequence ATGGGAGTTGTGACCAAACGTTCGTCAATGACATATTTTTCGGATCCCAAAGATCACTATAGCCATAGAGTACGTATAGTCCTGGCCGAAAAAGGTGTGACGGTAGACTTGGTTGATGCTGACTCTGCGAATGTTCCCGCAGAAGTAAGTGAGATAAATCCTTACAGTACTCTTCCCACTCTTGTTGATCGAGAGTTAACCTTATTCGAAACCAGCGTTATGATGGAGTATCTGGACGAGCGTTTTCCGCATCCTCCATTACTGCCTGTGTATCCTGTCGCCCGTGCCGAGAGCCGTCAGTTTATTTGTCGTATTGAGCGAGACTGGTGTCCTCTGGTTCGAACGATTACCGGTGGAAAAAATAAGGAAGCTGTTGCGACTGCTGCAAAGGATTTGAAAGATAGTTTGGTATCTATTGCCCCAATATTTGCAGAGAAGCCATTTTTTATGAGTGACGAGTTCACTTTGGTTGACTGCTGTCTGGCACCGATTCTATGGCGTCTGGAGTACTACGATATCAAGTTGCCCAGAACGCGCCAGGTAATGCCTTTGCTTGAATATATGGATAGAATGTTTAATCGGGAGTCTTTCAAGGAAAGCTTAACCGAGCTGGAGCGCGAAATGCGCCCTGGTTATTTTTCCAAGTAG
- a CDS encoding ubiquinol-cytochrome c reductase, producing the protein MTNWLVGLWNWIDARMPVQRTWDTHMGKYYTPKNFNFWYFFGVLSILVLVNQLLTGIWLTMNYVPSAEEAFASVEFIMRDVPYGWIIRYLHSTGASAFFIVVYLHMFRGLMYGSYKNPRELVWIFGMFIYIALMGEAFLGYVLPWGQMSYWGAQVIVNLAGAIPYVGDALVEWVRGDYLISGATLNRFFALHVVALPIVLLALVVLHIIALHEVGSNNPDGVEIKKNKDENGVPLDGIPFHPYYTVHDLVGISVFLFVFLGVVFFAPEVNGFFLEHANFEEANNLKTPAHIAPVWYFTPFYAILRAITFDLGGVFTSKFLGVIAMGASLILLFFLPWLDRSPVKSIRYKGLFSQVALIVFAAAFVILGYLGLQSPTPGRTALSQICTFIYFAYFIGLPFWTKMEQTKPEPTRVQKKGLSKVLVFGGLALFLVLVIVPLKAVGASGGACGEVPCDHFEANLEDKESLQRGAKYFVNYCMGCHSARFSRYERVATDLDIPVDVAMENFIFSDQKIGDLMTIAMASEKSKVWFGATPPDLTLVARARSSDWLYTFLRNFYSDDSRPTGVNNKVFPNVGMPHVLMELQGLAECAAGEKLDSHGHVVRNELGESVMTSCGSLKVGDTKGSMTAEEFDSAIYDLVNFMTYVSEPVAMSRGRIGIYVFLFLSVLLVFTWLLNREYWKDVH; encoded by the coding sequence ATGACTAATTGGCTAGTAGGTCTTTGGAATTGGATTGATGCTCGTATGCCAGTGCAACGCACTTGGGATACACACATGGGCAAATACTACACACCTAAGAACTTTAACTTCTGGTACTTCTTTGGTGTACTTTCTATTTTGGTCTTGGTTAACCAGTTGCTTACTGGTATTTGGTTGACCATGAACTATGTACCTTCGGCGGAGGAGGCTTTTGCTTCTGTCGAATTCATTATGCGTGATGTGCCTTACGGATGGATCATTCGTTACTTGCACTCCACCGGCGCATCTGCGTTTTTCATTGTCGTTTACCTCCATATGTTCCGTGGCTTGATGTACGGTTCATACAAGAATCCACGTGAGTTAGTGTGGATCTTCGGGATGTTCATTTACATCGCCTTAATGGGTGAAGCATTCCTGGGTTACGTATTGCCATGGGGACAAATGTCATACTGGGGTGCCCAGGTTATCGTTAACCTTGCTGGTGCGATTCCCTACGTTGGTGATGCACTGGTTGAGTGGGTACGTGGTGACTACTTAATTTCCGGTGCGACTTTGAACCGATTCTTTGCTTTGCATGTGGTGGCTTTGCCAATCGTTCTATTGGCATTGGTTGTGCTGCACATTATTGCGTTGCATGAAGTGGGTTCGAATAATCCCGATGGTGTTGAAATTAAGAAAAACAAAGATGAGAACGGTGTTCCTTTGGATGGGATTCCTTTCCACCCTTACTACACAGTGCATGACTTGGTTGGCATCTCTGTTTTCCTATTTGTGTTCTTGGGCGTGGTTTTCTTTGCGCCAGAAGTGAATGGTTTCTTCCTTGAGCACGCTAACTTTGAAGAAGCAAACAACCTGAAAACGCCAGCGCATATCGCACCGGTTTGGTACTTCACTCCTTTCTACGCGATCCTACGTGCTATTACCTTCGATCTAGGTGGTGTGTTTACCTCTAAATTCCTGGGTGTTATCGCGATGGGGGCTTCGCTTATTCTGCTGTTCTTCCTTCCCTGGTTAGATCGAAGCCCAGTGAAGTCTATTCGTTATAAAGGTTTGTTCAGTCAGGTCGCCTTGATTGTATTTGCTGCGGCGTTTGTGATTCTTGGTTACTTGGGACTGCAGTCACCGACTCCAGGTCGTACAGCACTTTCGCAAATCTGTACCTTTATTTATTTTGCTTACTTCATTGGTCTGCCTTTCTGGACCAAAATGGAGCAGACCAAGCCTGAACCAACCCGTGTACAGAAAAAAGGTTTGAGCAAAGTATTAGTGTTTGGTGGCTTGGCGTTATTCCTTGTGCTGGTCATTGTTCCTCTGAAAGCCGTTGGTGCTTCTGGTGGCGCGTGTGGCGAAGTGCCTTGCGATCATTTTGAAGCAAACCTGGAAGATAAAGAGTCTTTACAGCGTGGTGCCAAGTATTTCGTGAACTATTGCATGGGGTGCCACTCCGCACGCTTTTCCCGTTATGAGCGTGTAGCAACGGATTTGGATATTCCTGTCGACGTCGCCATGGAGAACTTTATCTTCTCTGATCAGAAAATTGGTGACTTGATGACCATTGCTATGGCATCTGAAAAGTCGAAAGTCTGGTTTGGTGCTACACCGCCAGATTTAACTCTGGTTGCCCGTGCACGTTCATCAGATTGGCTCTACACTTTCTTGCGTAATTTCTACAGTGACGACTCTCGCCCTACTGGGGTGAATAACAAGGTTTTCCCTAATGTGGGTATGCCTCACGTTCTTATGGAATTGCAAGGCCTGGCTGAATGTGCCGCTGGTGAAAAGCTGGATAGTCATGGTCATGTTGTGCGTAACGAGTTAGGCGAGTCCGTGATGACCTCATGTGGTTCTCTAAAAGTTGGCGATACCAAAGGGAGTATGACTGCTGAAGAGTTCGACTCGGCTATCTATGACTTGGTGAACTTTATGACTTATGTCTCTGAGCCTGTTGCAATGAGTCGTGGTCGTATCGGTATTTATGTTTTCTTGTTCTTGTCAGTATTGTTGGTTTTCACTTGGTTGTTAAACCGCGAGTACTGGAAAGACGTTCATTAA
- the petA gene encoding ubiquinol-cytochrome c reductase iron-sulfur subunit, translating into MSNDGINEGRRRVLTALTSVVGAAGVVGAAVPFVGSWNPSAKAKAAGAPVEINISKIEPGQMVTVEWRGKPVYVVRRTPEAIANLDKMKDGLRDPSSEKSVQPEYTKNPTRAIKDEVAVLLGLCTHLGCAPTYRPEVGAEDLGGAAWLGGFFCKCHGSKFDLAGRVLKGVPAPINLEVPPHKYISDDIILIGEDQGA; encoded by the coding sequence ATGAGTAATGACGGTATAAATGAAGGCCGCCGCAGGGTATTGACTGCCTTGACGTCTGTGGTCGGCGCAGCCGGTGTAGTCGGGGCTGCGGTTCCTTTTGTAGGGTCCTGGAACCCAAGTGCCAAAGCAAAAGCTGCTGGTGCGCCAGTAGAAATTAATATTTCCAAGATCGAACCCGGTCAAATGGTAACCGTTGAATGGCGGGGTAAGCCTGTCTATGTGGTTCGTCGTACGCCAGAAGCCATTGCGAATCTGGATAAAATGAAAGATGGGCTTCGTGACCCTTCTTCAGAAAAGTCTGTGCAGCCTGAATACACCAAAAACCCAACTCGTGCGATTAAAGACGAAGTGGCTGTGTTGCTGGGTTTGTGTACCCATCTTGGTTGTGCTCCAACATATCGTCCTGAAGTTGGCGCAGAAGATCTTGGTGGCGCTGCCTGGTTGGGTGGGTTTTTCTGTAAATGTCATGGTTCCAAGTTTGATCTGGCTGGCCGAGTGCTTAAAGGCGTTCCTGCTCCAATCAATCTGGAAGTTCCTCCACACAAATACATCAGCGATGACATCATCCTGATTGGCGAAGATCAGGGGGCATAA
- the rpsI gene encoding 30S ribosomal protein S9 — protein sequence MAEQYYGTGRRKTSTARVFIQQGTGVITVNDRPLDEYFGREVARMIVRQPLECTENTDKFDIKVTVKGGGSFGQAGAIRHGLTRALMAYDESTRPDLRAAGYVTRDARAVERKKVGLRKARKKPQFSKR from the coding sequence ATGGCAGAACAATACTATGGTACAGGGCGCCGTAAGACATCTACCGCGCGTGTATTTATCCAACAAGGTACGGGTGTTATCACTGTAAATGATCGTCCGCTTGACGAGTACTTTGGTCGTGAAGTGGCTCGCATGATCGTGCGTCAGCCTCTTGAGTGTACCGAAAACACTGATAAGTTTGACATTAAAGTCACTGTTAAAGGTGGCGGTAGCTTCGGTCAGGCTGGTGCAATTCGCCACGGTTTGACTCGTGCGTTGATGGCGTATGATGAAAGCACGCGCCCAGATCTTCGTGCAGCGGGCTATGTAACTCGTGACGCTCGTGCAGTTGAACGTAAGAAAGTTGGTCTGCGTAAAGCACGTAAGAAGCCACAATTCTCAAAACGTTAA
- the rplM gene encoding 50S ribosomal protein L13, whose amino-acid sequence MKTISAKPETVKRDWYVVDADGKTLGRMAAEIAHRLRGKHKPEYTPHVDTGDYIVVINAEKVRVTGNKASAKMYHSHTGYPGGLKSISFEKLIEKAPERTIQSAVKGMLPKGPLGRAMFKKLKVYAGAEHPHTAQQPQELNI is encoded by the coding sequence ATGAAGACTATTAGTGCCAAACCAGAAACCGTTAAGCGCGACTGGTACGTTGTGGATGCTGACGGCAAGACTCTCGGTCGTATGGCCGCTGAGATTGCTCACCGTTTACGCGGTAAGCACAAGCCCGAGTACACTCCACACGTAGATACCGGTGACTACATTGTTGTGATCAACGCGGAAAAAGTCCGTGTTACTGGCAACAAGGCAAGTGCCAAAATGTACCATAGCCATACTGGTTACCCAGGCGGTTTGAAATCAATCAGCTTCGAGAAGCTAATTGAGAAAGCTCCAGAGCGTACTATCCAAAGCGCAGTTAAAGGCATGTTGCCTAAAGGTCCTTTGGGTCGTGCAATGTTTAAAAAATTAAAGGTTTATGCTGGTGCTGAGCATCCTCACACTGCGCAACAGCCTCAAGAACTGAATATTTAA
- a CDS encoding ribonucleoside triphosphate reductase: MTQLTKPLTTEPTLYTLPQSVIKRDGAKTSFNAGKIESAIAKAGIATGEFDDDEAHLLCRQVTKVLTHMQHQSISIERIQDVVEQTLISANHLKTARAYIAYRDQHQRLRQDKKTLVDVSQAVNEYLERADWRVNANANQGYSLGGLILNSAGKIIANYWLSHVYPPHIGEAHRNADLHIHDLDMLSGYCAGWSLRTLLNEGLNGVPGQVESEPPKHLSSAVGQIVNFLGTLQNEWAGAQAFSSFDTYLAPFIRKDNLTYNEVYQSIQELVYNLNVPSRWGTQTPFTNLTFDWVCPEDLATQVPVIGGKEMPFSYGDLQTEMDMINRAYIEVMTKGDAKGRVFTFPIPTYNITEDFPWHSENAQRLFAMTAKYGLPYFQNFINSELKPNMVRSMCCRLQLDLRELLKRGNGLFGSAEQTGSIGVVTLNCARLGYLHAGNESKLFHAADQLLEYAKDSLELKRKVIQRHMDAGLFPYTKRYLGTLRNHFSTIGVNGINEMIRNYTHGKEDITGDYGHQFAAKLLDHIRQRMTEFQENTGHMYNLEATPAEGTTYRFAKEDKKRYTDIIQAGTQDKPYYTNSSQLPVGYTDDPFEALQKQEGLQSKYTGGTVLHLYMGERISDATTCQKLVQRALTHFRLPYITVTPTFSVCPHHGYLAGEHEYCPSCDEELKAKSKIIDDAQRSRCEVWTRVMGYHRPISSWNLGKQSEHQERQFFSQSTVA, from the coding sequence ATGACACAACTGACAAAACCACTAACCACAGAACCCACTTTATATACGCTGCCGCAATCCGTTATTAAGCGGGACGGCGCCAAAACATCGTTTAATGCAGGCAAAATCGAATCAGCCATCGCCAAAGCGGGTATTGCAACTGGCGAGTTCGATGACGACGAAGCTCATTTACTCTGTCGCCAAGTCACCAAAGTCCTGACCCATATGCAGCACCAATCAATTAGCATCGAACGCATACAAGATGTTGTTGAACAAACATTGATTAGTGCCAACCATCTAAAAACTGCGCGTGCATATATTGCCTACCGCGACCAGCATCAACGACTGCGCCAGGATAAAAAAACGCTGGTGGACGTATCCCAAGCAGTGAATGAGTACTTGGAACGAGCCGACTGGCGAGTCAACGCAAATGCCAACCAAGGCTACTCCCTCGGCGGACTCATATTAAACAGCGCCGGGAAAATCATCGCCAACTACTGGCTCAGTCACGTCTATCCACCTCATATTGGGGAAGCTCACCGAAACGCCGACCTGCATATTCACGATCTGGATATGCTCAGCGGCTATTGCGCGGGATGGTCCTTGCGAACATTGCTCAACGAGGGGTTAAACGGCGTGCCCGGACAGGTCGAATCCGAACCACCCAAACACCTTTCCAGCGCCGTTGGTCAAATCGTTAACTTTCTCGGCACGCTGCAAAACGAATGGGCCGGCGCTCAGGCATTCAGCTCTTTCGATACCTATCTTGCACCATTTATTCGCAAAGACAACCTAACTTACAACGAGGTATACCAATCCATTCAAGAACTGGTTTACAACTTAAATGTCCCTTCCCGCTGGGGCACACAAACACCATTCACCAATTTAACCTTTGACTGGGTTTGCCCAGAGGATCTTGCGACACAAGTGCCTGTTATCGGTGGCAAAGAAATGCCATTCAGTTATGGCGACTTGCAAACCGAAATGGATATGATCAACCGCGCGTATATTGAAGTCATGACCAAAGGTGATGCCAAAGGCCGGGTGTTTACCTTTCCTATTCCCACATACAACATTACGGAAGACTTCCCCTGGCACAGCGAAAACGCACAACGGTTATTTGCCATGACCGCCAAATACGGCCTGCCCTATTTCCAGAATTTTATTAACTCTGAACTTAAACCCAACATGGTGCGTTCCATGTGCTGCCGATTACAACTTGACCTACGTGAGTTGTTGAAACGCGGAAATGGATTATTCGGCTCAGCAGAACAAACCGGCTCTATCGGCGTCGTCACACTAAACTGTGCCCGATTGGGATATTTACACGCGGGAAACGAGAGCAAACTTTTCCATGCTGCTGACCAATTACTGGAATACGCCAAAGACAGCCTGGAATTAAAACGCAAAGTGATTCAGCGACATATGGATGCCGGCCTTTTCCCTTATACAAAACGATACCTTGGCACCCTGCGCAATCATTTTTCCACTATCGGTGTAAACGGCATAAATGAAATGATCCGAAACTATACCCACGGCAAGGAAGACATCACCGGAGACTATGGCCACCAGTTCGCGGCCAAACTGCTTGATCATATTCGCCAACGCATGACTGAGTTTCAGGAAAATACCGGACACATGTACAACCTGGAAGCAACGCCCGCTGAAGGCACAACGTACCGTTTTGCCAAAGAAGATAAAAAACGTTACACCGATATTATTCAAGCAGGCACTCAGGACAAACCGTACTACACCAATTCATCACAACTTCCCGTTGGTTATACTGACGACCCATTTGAAGCCCTGCAAAAACAGGAAGGATTGCAATCAAAATATACCGGCGGCACCGTACTGCATTTATACATGGGAGAAAGAATTTCCGATGCAACCACATGCCAAAAACTGGTGCAACGCGCACTAACCCATTTTCGCTTACCCTATATCACAGTCACACCCACGTTTTCCGTCTGCCCTCATCACGGTTACCTTGCCGGAGAACATGAATACTGCCCATCGTGTGACGAAGAATTAAAAGCCAAGTCAAAAATAATTGATGATGCTCAACGTTCCCGTTGCGAAGTTTGGACAAGGGTGATGGGCTATCACAGGCCAATATCGTCATGGAATCTGGGTAAGCAATCAGAACACCAAGAACGGCAATTTTTCTCTCAGAGTACAGTCGCATGA